In the genome of Vanacampus margaritifer isolate UIUO_Vmar chromosome 1, RoL_Vmar_1.0, whole genome shotgun sequence, one region contains:
- the f2 gene encoding prothrombin has product MVGPAAVLLLFLLQGCLTEHVFIDSEQASEVLIRMRRANQLFEEVKPGNLERECVEEICDHEEAREVFEQPDKTEDFWQKYLDCKGTTLVRTQSNIDLVKDCISGQCVSGKGLNYEGNVHITKSGRLCQRWSQGFPHPIIREFNASEPGSILNENYCRNPDGQDEGPWCFTQDPLVPKESCRVPICGQTFVPPTEAPAPKRPNDCFLENGIDYTGDLAVTLRGHTCLQWSLPEVKKLSQGKDFLPEVSLEGNKCRNPDSDPEGPWCYVRISGNVTVDYCDLQLCEEELINYESPPETDGRERSVGKGPARKAFFNPRTFGQGEIVCGERPLFEKQDKEDANEKQLLESYQQQRIVGGTDAEVSSAPWQVMLYKRSPQELLCGASLISDEWIITAAHCILYPPWNKNFTTNDILVRLGKHNRAKFERNIEKIVAIDKIIVHPKYDWRVNLNRDIALLHMRRPIIFTEQIHPICLPNKKVAKMLMNAGFKGRVTGWGNLKEAWSPSARALPTVLQQIHLPIADQNTCRGSTSIRITDNMFCAGYKPEDSERGDACEGDSGGPFVMKHPAENRWYQIGIVSWGEGCDRDGKYGFFTHVYRMSRWMRKVIESADDGE; this is encoded by the exons ATGGTGGGACCAGCGGCTGTTCTACTTCTGTTCCTGCTGCAAGGCTGTCTGACAGAACATG TTTTTATTGACAGCGAACAAGCTTCAGAAGTTCTGATCCGAATGCGACGAGCCAACCAGCTGTTCGAGGAGGTGAAACCAG GAAACCTGGAGAGAGAATGTGTGGAGGAAATTTGCGACCATGAAGAGGCCAGAGAAGTGTTCGAACAGCCAGACAAAACA GAAGATTTCTGGCAGAAATACCTGG ACTGCAAAGGAACAACACTGGTACGAACACAGTCCAACATCGACTTGGTCAAAGATTGTATATCAG gtCAATGTGTTTCCGGCAAAGGACTCAACTATGAAGGAAACGTCCACATCACTAAATCTGGTAGACTCTGTCAAAGATGGAGTCAGGGCTTCCCGCATCCCATAATAAG GGAATTCAATGCTTCAGAACCGGGCAGCATCCTTAATGAGAACTACTGTCGGAACCCAGACGGACAAGATGAAGGACCCTGGTGTTTCACTCAGGACCCACTGGTGCCGAAGGAGAGCTGCAGGGTTCCAATATGTG GTCAAACCTTTGTACCCCCAACTGAGGCCCCTGCACCAAAAAGGCCGAATGACTGTTTTCTGGAAAATGGCATAGACTACACAGGCGACCTGGCCGTCACCCTACGGGGCCACACCTGCTTGCAATGGTCCCTGCCGGAAGTCAAGAAGCTGAGCCAGGGCAAGGACTTCTTACCCGAAGTCAGCCTCGAGGGCAACAAGTGTCGTAACCCAGACAGCGACCCAGAGGGCCCATGGTGCTATGTTCGGATATCTGGGAATGTGACAGTGGATTACTGCGACCTCCAGCTGTGTg AAGAAGAGCTGATTAACTATGAGTCGCCGCCAGAGACTGACGGCCGCGAGCGCTCTGTCGGCAAAGGACCTGCTAGGAAGGCATTTTTTAACCCTCGGACCTTTGGGCAAGGGGAGATTG TGTGTGGAGAGCGGCCCCTGTTCGAAAAGCAGGACAAGGAGGATGCTAATGAGAAGCAGCTGCTGGAATCATATCAACAACAGCGCATTGTTGGGGGCACCGACGCCGAGGTGTCCTCTGCGCCATG GCAGGTGATGCTATACAAACGAAGCCCTCAGGAGCTACTGTGCGGCGCCAGCCTCATCAGCGACGAGTGGATCATCACGGCCGCTCACTGCATCCTATACCCACCATGGAACAAAAACTTCACCACCAATGACATCTTGGTGCGCCTTGGCAAACACAACAGGGCCAA GTTTGAACGCAACATTGAGAAGATCGTAGCGATCGACAAAATCATCGTCCACCCGAAGTACGACTGGAGGGTGAATCTGAACAGAGACATCGCCCTACTGCACATGAGGCGGCCAATCATTTTCACCGAGCAGATCCATCCCATTTGCCTGCCCAACAAGAAGGTGGCCAAAAT GCTGATGAATGCAGGATTCAAAGGACGAGTGACCGGCTGGGGAAATTTAAAGGAAGCCTGGAGCCCGTCTGCGAGAGCTTTACCGACAGTTCTTCAGCAAATCCATTTGCCCATCGCAGATCAGAACACCTGCAGAGGTTCCACTTCTATCAGGATCACTGACAACATGTTCTGCGCTG GATATAAACCTGAAGACTCAGAGCGAGGTGACGCCTGCGAGGGAGACAGCGGTGGACCCTTTGTGATGAAG CATCCGGCAGAAAACCGCTGGTACCAGATTGGCATTGTGTCGTGGGGTGAAGGCTGCGACCGTGATGGGAAGTACGGATTCTTCACGCATGTTTACAGGATGAGCAGGTGGATGAGGAAAGTCATTGAAAGCGCTGATGACGGCGAATAG
- the fbxo3 gene encoding F-box only protein 3 — MATEFRMELLPSDPLLHILSFLDFRDLIHISSTNRRLNELSKHNLLWRSPCSKHWLITDAERLNSGQSWFNLFKEYYADLGRYIQYYSVLKRAWEQLTSFLRQRCPRMIASLKEGVTETELASIEAQIGCRLPDDYRCSYRIHNGQMLVSPGLMGSMSLSNHYRSEVLLDVETAAGGFQQRKGMRRCLPLTFCFHTGLSQYMALEHTEGRRMFESFYLCPDQTAQDPSVVNMFITGSSFLEWFTTYVNNVVTGEYPIIRDQIFRYVHDKSCVTTTGDITVSVSTSFLPELSSVHPPRFFFTYRIRIEMASGAPPEVACQLDSRYWKITTSDGNVEEVQGPGVVGEFPVMTPGKVHEYASCTTFSTPSEYMEGHYTFHRLDNKDVFNVAIPRFQMVCPPFREPTLPTESSDYTPDLSGRGDGDEDNYNRLRAIDMAALEGAWCPRHI, encoded by the exons ATGGCGACCGAGTTTCGGATGGAGTTGCTCCCTTCAGACCCGTTGCTGCATATATTGTCCTTCCTTGACTTTAGAGACTTGATCCA CATCAGTTCCACCAATAGGAGGCTGAATGAGTTGTCCAAACACAATCTGTTGTGGAGGTCGCCGTGCTCCAAACACTGGCTGATCACAGA CGCTGAGCGACTGAATAGTGGCCAGTCCTGGTTCAACCTCTTCAAGGAGTACTACGCGGACCTGGGCCGATACATCCAGTACTACTCGGTGCTGAAGAGAGCCTGGGAACAGCTGACCAGTTTCCTGCGGCAAAGATGTCCACGCATGATTGCGTCACTTAAAG AAGGTGTCACGGAGACCGAACTGGCCAGCATCGAGGCTCAGATCGGCTGCCGCCTACCAGACGACTATCGTTGCTCGTACCGCATCCACAATGGCCAGATGCTCGTCAGCCCCGG GCTGATGGGTAGCATGTCGCTGTCCAATCACTATCGCTCTGAGGTATTGCTGGACGTGGAGACGGCGGCTGGGGGGTTCCAGCAGCGGAAGGGGATGCGACGCTGCCTTCCGCTCACCTTCTGCTTCCACACGGGCCTCAGCCAATACATGGCCCTGGAGCACACGGAAGGCCGCCGCATGTTTGAGAGCTTCTACCTCTGCCCG GATCAGACAGCTCAGGATCCCTCAGTCGTCAACATGTTCATCACAG GTTCCTCCTTTTTGGAGTGGTTCACCACCTACGTCAACAACGTGGTTACAGGAGAGTACCCCATCATCCGAGACCAGATTTTCAGGTAC GTGCATGATAAAAGCTGCGTGACCACCACCGGGGATATCACCGTTTCCGTTTCCACCTCCTTCTTGCCTGAGCTCTCCTCCGTCCACCCGCCGCGCTTTTTCTTCACTTACCGCATCAG GATCGAGATGGCGAGCGGCGCGCCGCCCGAGGTGGCCTGCCAGCTGGACAGCCGCTACTGGAAAATCACCACGTCCGACGGCAACGTGGAGGAGGTGCAAGGCCCCGGCGTGGTCG GAGAGTTTCCGGTGATGACGCCTGGAAAAGTTCACGAGTATGCCAGCTGCACGACCTTCTCCACGCCTTCAGAGTACATGGAGGGACACTACACCTTCCACAGACTTG ACAACAAGGATGTGTTCAACGTGGCAATCCCTCGCTTCCAGATGGTGTGTCCACCATTCCGAGAGCCCACGCTGCCAACG GAGTCGAGCGATTACACGCCAGACTTGAGCGGCCGCGGCGACGGAGATGAAGACAACTACAACCGTCTGAGGGCGATCGACATGGCCGCCCTGGAGGGAGCGTGGTGCCCCCGACACATCTGA
- the LOC144062828 gene encoding uncharacterized protein LOC144062828: MSVVKQNRGDPCSGVASHLQCPLCGNFAKSHAFQLSHIASAHPTYLDSVAMGRLGNIVMYQSGARLFHCAECFFTSRDFNKLYQHIIAKHCLDEAAAAEGAGLEDNGSGKGEKEADEKVKEIDADVKKVDEEIKEADEEVMEVGEEAKEVDEGLKELDEELKELDEELKELDEEVKEVGEELKEVGEELKELDIEVDKEVDGEVKEIDTDMKDANEDDAIPQSPEEVKDEDATSEMMISDVDNSVIVFDGDMYHCLICGWWKNKLKGSAITHVVRKHNIPREFVSQRIRQGDPASTSTFMPKRHPSSGADEEEEDPLSGDLLKEEMEATAKVVRFCSNRYVCVICGWKNKMKGFAISHVVRSHDVPRPYSCKDCKCTFFLPSRLRQHIRRTHRPGRYACPFCCFRSQFLAGFRRHCSRCTAREEGEGGLGLVLDEEGRGPVVIKEETKETRAGRKRARRLIEEAEDEDELIYF; the protein is encoded by the exons ATGTCAGTCGTCAAACAGAATCGAGGGGACCCGTGCAGCGGCGTGGCCTCCCACCTCCAGTGCCCCCTCTGCGGAAATTTCGCCAAAAGTCACGCCTTTCAGCTGTCCCACATCGCCTCGGCCCATCCCACCTACTTGGACAGCGTGGCCATGGGCCGCCTCGGCAACATCGTGATGTACCAGAGTGGCGCCCGGTTGTTCCACTGCGCCGAGTGCTTCTTCACCAGCCGCGACTTCAACAAACTGTACCAGCACATCATCGCCAAACACTGCTTGGatgaggcggcggcggcggaaggAGCCGGCTTGGAGGACAACGGGAGCGGAAAGGGGGAGAAGGAAGCAGACGAGAAAGTAAAGGAAATAGATGCGGATGTGAAGAAAGTGGATGAGGAAATAAAAGAAGCAGATGAGGAAGTGATGGAAGTAGGCGAGGAAGCAAAGGAAGTAGACGAGGGATTAAAGGAACTGGACGAGGAATTAAAGGAACTGGACGAGGAATTAAAGGAACTAGACGAGGAAGTAAAGGAAGTAGGCGAGGAATTAAAGGAAGTAGGCGAGGAATTAAAGGAACTAGACATTGAAGTAGACAAAGAAGTAGATGGGGAAGTAAAGGAAATAGACACGGATATGAAGGACGCCAATGAGGATGATGCAATTCCGCAGAGCCCGGAGGAGGTGAAGGATGAAGACGCCACCTCCGAGATGATGATCAGCGATGTGGACAATAGCGTGATAGTCTTCGACGGCGACATGTACCACTGCCTTATCTGCGGCTGGTGGAAAAACAAGCTGAAAGGTTCTGCCATTACCCACGTGGTGCGAAAACACAACATCCCCAGAGAGTTCGTCTCTCAGAGGATCAGGCAAGGCGACCCCGCTTCAACTTCCACCTTTATGCCCAAACGCCATCCGAGCAGCGGTGCcgacgaagaggaggaggacccCCTCAGCGGCGACCTTCTTAAAGAGGAAATGGAGGCGACGGCTAAAGTGGTCCGCTTTTGCTCCAATCGCTACGTATGCGTCATATGCggctggaaaaacaaaatgaaag GTTTTGCCATCAGTCACGTGGTGCGTAGCCACGACGTGCCGCGTCCGTACAGCTGCAAAGACTGCAAGTGCACGTTCTTCCTGCCCAGCCGGCTCAGGCAGCACATCCGGAGGACCCACCGGCCGGGGCGCTACGCCTGCCCCTTCTGCTGTTTCAGGTCGCAATTCCTGGCCGGCTTCCGGAGGCACTGCAGCCGATGCACCGCCCGCGAGGAAGGAGAAGGCGGACTGGGCTTGGTGTTGGATGAGGAGGGGAGAGGGCCGGTGGTGATCAAGGAGGAGACCAAGGAGACCAGAGCGGGGAGGAAAAGAGCGCGGAGGCTGATTGAAGAGGCCGAGGATGAAGACGAACTCATATATTTCTAA